From a region of the Dictyostelium discoideum AX4 chromosome 2 chromosome, whole genome shotgun sequence genome:
- the vps32 gene encoding SNF7 family protein produces the protein MKLFGKPKPKQDTQETIGKLRLTLDMLEKRQTFLQDKLEKEQEKAKVLVSQKRKREALLCLKKRNNFQNEVTKLQGSYDTLNQQIFALENAKMNMEIMNSMRDGARSLRELHGHLTIDKVDDVIEEIQEQMEIHEEISNAISQPLGNQVEDEEELLRELAEYEQEELDAQLLNIKAPSRELPQEIQVNFPTISKTVPKLSKEEEEIRALEESLAM, from the exons atgaaactcTTTGgtaaaccaaaaccaaaacaagATACTCAAGAAACAATTGGTAAACTTAGATTAACATTAGATATGCTTGAAAAAAGGCAAACATTTTTACAAgataaattagaaaaagaacaagaaaAAGCAAAGGTCTTAGTCAgccaaaaaagaaagagagaAGCATTATTATgtttaaaaaagagaaataattttcaaaatgagGTTACAAAATTACAAGGTTCATATGATACATTAAATCAACAA atttttgcATTAGAGAATGCAAAGATGAATATGGAAATTATGAATTCAATGAGAGATGGTGCAAGATCATTAAGAGAATTACATGGTCACCTTACTATCGATAAAGTTGATGACGTAATTGAAGAGATTCAAGAGCAAATGGAAATTCACgaagaaatttcaaatgcTATCAGTCAACCATTAGGTAACCAagttgaagatgaagaagaattaCTAAGAGAATTAGCTGAATATGAGCAAGAAGAATTAGATGCTCAATTACTTAATATTAAAGCACCTTCAAGAGAATTACCACAAGAAATTCAAGTAAATT tCCCAACTATTTCAAAAACTGTACCAAAACTttcaaaagaagaagaagagattAGAGCTTTGGAAGAATCTTTAGCaatgtaa